One segment of Eschrichtius robustus isolate mEscRob2 chromosome 3, mEscRob2.pri, whole genome shotgun sequence DNA contains the following:
- the NEK2 gene encoding serine/threonine-protein kinase Nek2 isoform X1 — translation MPTRAEDYEVLYTIGTGSYGRCQKIRRKSDGKILVWKELDYGSMTEAEKYMLVSEVNLLRELKHPNIVRYYDRIIDRTNTTLYIVMEYCEGGDLASAIAKGTKERQYLDEEFVLRVMTQLTLALKECHRRSDGGHTVLHRDLKPANVFLDGKQNVKLGDFGLARILNHDTSFAKTFVGTPYYMSPEQMNHMSYNEKSDIWSLGCLLYELCALMPPFTAFNQKELAGKIREGKFRRIPYRYSDELNDIITRMLNLKDYHRPSVEEILENPLIADLVAEEQRRNPERRRRRLGEPGKLQDSSPVLSELKLKEIQLQEREQALRAREESLEQKERELCVRERLAENKLARAESLLKNYSLLKDQKFLSLAGGPELFDLTSSIMKKKVHFSGESKENVMRSENSENQLTSKSKCKDLKKRLHAAQLRAQALSDIEQTYQLKSRQILGMR, via the exons ATGCCGACTCGGGCGGAAGACTACGAGGTGCTGTACACCATTGGCACGGGCTCCTACGGCCGCTGCCAGAAAATCCGGAGGAAGAGCGACGGCAAG atctTAGTTTGGAAGGAACTGGACTATGGCTCCATGACAGAAGCTGAGAAATACATGCTTGTTTCTGAAGTGAATTTACTTCGTGAGCTGAAGCATCCAAACATCGTCCGATACTATGATAGAATTATTGACCGAACCAACACAACACTGTACATTGTAATGGAATATTGCGAAGGAGGGGACCTGGCTAGTGCAATTGCGAAGGGGACCAAGGAAAG ACAATACTTGGATGAAGAGTTTGTTCTTCGAGTGATGACTCAGTTGACTCTGGCCCTAAAGGAATGTCACAGACGAAGTGATGGTGGTCATACTGTGCTGCATCGGGATCTGAAACCAGCCAATGTTTTCCTGGATGGCAAGCAAAACGTTAAGCTTGGAGACTTTGGGTTAGCTAGGATATTAAACCACGATACGAGTTTTGCAAAAACATTTGTTGGCACACCTTATTATATGTCTCCT gaACAAATGAATCACATGTCCTACAATGAGAAGTCAGATATCTGGTCACTAGGTTGTTTGCTGTATGAATTGTGTGCATTAAT gcCTCCATTTACAGCTTTCAACCAGAAAGAACTAGCTGGGAAGATCAGAGAAGGCAAATTCAGGCGAATTCCATATCGTTACTCTGatgaattaaatgacataattaCAAGGATGTTAAATTTAAAG gaTTACCATCGACCTTCTGTTGAAGAAATTCTTGAGAATCCTTTGATAGCAGACTTGGTTGCAGAAGAGCAAAGGAGAAATCCTGAGAGAAGAAGGCGGCGATTAGGAGAACCAGGAAAGTTGCAGGACTCCAGCCCTGTATTGAGTGAGCTGAAACTGAAGGAAATACAGTTACAGGAGCGGGAGCAAGCCCTCAGAGCAAGGGAAGAAAGCCTGGAGC AGAAGGAACGTGAGCTTTGTGTTCGTGAGAGACTGGCAGAGAACAAGCTGGCCAGAGCAGAAAGTCTGTTGAAGAATTACAGCCTGCTGAAGGACCAGAAGTTCCTGTCTTTGGCGGGTGGTCCAG aactTTTTGATCTTACATCCTCGATAATGAAGAAGAAAGTTCATTTCAGTGGGGAGAGTAAGGAGAATGTCATGAGGAGTGAGAATTCTGAGAATCAGCTCACCTCCAAATCCAAGTGCAAGGACCTGAAAAAAAGGCTTCATGCTGCTCAGCTTCGCGCTCAAGCCCTGTCAGACATTGAACAAACTTACCAACTGAAAAGCAGACAGATCCTGGGCATGCGCTAG
- the NEK2 gene encoding serine/threonine-protein kinase Nek2 isoform X2, protein MTEAEKYMLVSEVNLLRELKHPNIVRYYDRIIDRTNTTLYIVMEYCEGGDLASAIAKGTKERQYLDEEFVLRVMTQLTLALKECHRRSDGGHTVLHRDLKPANVFLDGKQNVKLGDFGLARILNHDTSFAKTFVGTPYYMSPEQMNHMSYNEKSDIWSLGCLLYELCALMPPFTAFNQKELAGKIREGKFRRIPYRYSDELNDIITRMLNLKDYHRPSVEEILENPLIADLVAEEQRRNPERRRRRLGEPGKLQDSSPVLSELKLKEIQLQEREQALRAREESLEQKERELCVRERLAENKLARAESLLKNYSLLKDQKFLSLAGGPELFDLTSSIMKKKVHFSGESKENVMRSENSENQLTSKSKCKDLKKRLHAAQLRAQALSDIEQTYQLKSRQILGMR, encoded by the exons ATGACAGAAGCTGAGAAATACATGCTTGTTTCTGAAGTGAATTTACTTCGTGAGCTGAAGCATCCAAACATCGTCCGATACTATGATAGAATTATTGACCGAACCAACACAACACTGTACATTGTAATGGAATATTGCGAAGGAGGGGACCTGGCTAGTGCAATTGCGAAGGGGACCAAGGAAAG ACAATACTTGGATGAAGAGTTTGTTCTTCGAGTGATGACTCAGTTGACTCTGGCCCTAAAGGAATGTCACAGACGAAGTGATGGTGGTCATACTGTGCTGCATCGGGATCTGAAACCAGCCAATGTTTTCCTGGATGGCAAGCAAAACGTTAAGCTTGGAGACTTTGGGTTAGCTAGGATATTAAACCACGATACGAGTTTTGCAAAAACATTTGTTGGCACACCTTATTATATGTCTCCT gaACAAATGAATCACATGTCCTACAATGAGAAGTCAGATATCTGGTCACTAGGTTGTTTGCTGTATGAATTGTGTGCATTAAT gcCTCCATTTACAGCTTTCAACCAGAAAGAACTAGCTGGGAAGATCAGAGAAGGCAAATTCAGGCGAATTCCATATCGTTACTCTGatgaattaaatgacataattaCAAGGATGTTAAATTTAAAG gaTTACCATCGACCTTCTGTTGAAGAAATTCTTGAGAATCCTTTGATAGCAGACTTGGTTGCAGAAGAGCAAAGGAGAAATCCTGAGAGAAGAAGGCGGCGATTAGGAGAACCAGGAAAGTTGCAGGACTCCAGCCCTGTATTGAGTGAGCTGAAACTGAAGGAAATACAGTTACAGGAGCGGGAGCAAGCCCTCAGAGCAAGGGAAGAAAGCCTGGAGC AGAAGGAACGTGAGCTTTGTGTTCGTGAGAGACTGGCAGAGAACAAGCTGGCCAGAGCAGAAAGTCTGTTGAAGAATTACAGCCTGCTGAAGGACCAGAAGTTCCTGTCTTTGGCGGGTGGTCCAG aactTTTTGATCTTACATCCTCGATAATGAAGAAGAAAGTTCATTTCAGTGGGGAGAGTAAGGAGAATGTCATGAGGAGTGAGAATTCTGAGAATCAGCTCACCTCCAAATCCAAGTGCAAGGACCTGAAAAAAAGGCTTCATGCTGCTCAGCTTCGCGCTCAAGCCCTGTCAGACATTGAACAAACTTACCAACTGAAAAGCAGACAGATCCTGGGCATGCGCTAG